The Streptomyces sp. HUAS CB01 genome has a segment encoding these proteins:
- a CDS encoding cation-translocating P-type ATPase, with product MTSHRTRIMAPDDTRPAGLTDEEAARRLREHGPNEVEARRRLPLRSRVLAQLRDPLIMVLLGAIVLTVAVGDHADAVVIALVVVVNTTVGVVQEIRADNAVAALSALSAPAARVVRDGADREVPARDVVPGDVLLLGEGDIVAADARLLESSSLLVDESMLTGESVPVDKDVRSGKPGASVLSAGTVTVRGRAVAEVLATGKGSALGRIASLLEGRPEPTPLQRRLAALGRVLALVTVALCVLVFALGLLRGLPPATMAVTAISLAVAAVPESLPAVVTLALALGARRMAARHAVVRRLPAVETLGSVTVLATDKTGTLTEGRMVVEQIWTPRGRVEFTGVGYEPRGEVRIAGRAARAAELGPVRDLLTVATLCNDAALRPPGGTGGSGDRWTALGDPTEAALLTAAAKAGCEERSLLRERCPRTGEAPFDSLRKRMTTVHRTPSGRSFVCLKGAPETVLDPTVLDDGSELIAEARQEAAHLASRGFRVLAVASGERSGRPPEASDAEHGLRFLGLAAISDPPKPSAATTLAACRAAGITPVLVTGDHPATARAVAARVGLVGPEDSNEAVATGADLAAGRVGDPTAVTVFARTDPQQKLDIVQAWHARGHVTAMTGDGVNDGPALHAADIGVAMGRRGTEVARQSADLVLTDDELATVVAAVEEGRRVYDNIRRFLVYALAGGTAEILVMLVGPLLGLALPLRAGQILWINLLTHGLTGVAVGAEPVSPQAMHRPPRPPDQHVMGHGLWQRVLFLGAVVTAVCLVVGLLARTVGSPWQTVLFLSLLAAQLGVVLGLRSRLFTRANLFLPLSVLASAALGVAAVYVPFLRSVLETRPLEAMEVGLACAAGLLGFAAARLSRQAWVGRLIGHAPAGDGRPDPRRRRA from the coding sequence GTGACCTCTCATCGCACGCGGATCATGGCGCCCGACGACACACGGCCGGCCGGTCTGACGGACGAGGAAGCGGCGCGGCGGCTGCGCGAGCACGGTCCGAACGAGGTGGAGGCGCGTCGCAGGCTGCCCCTCCGCAGTCGTGTGCTGGCCCAGCTTCGCGATCCGCTCATCATGGTTCTGCTCGGCGCGATCGTCCTGACCGTCGCGGTCGGGGACCATGCCGATGCCGTGGTGATCGCCCTGGTCGTCGTCGTCAACACCACCGTGGGTGTCGTCCAGGAGATCAGGGCCGACAACGCCGTCGCGGCGCTCTCGGCGCTGTCCGCGCCGGCCGCACGCGTGGTGCGGGACGGGGCCGACCGGGAGGTGCCGGCGAGGGACGTCGTGCCCGGAGACGTGCTGCTGCTCGGTGAGGGCGACATCGTGGCCGCCGACGCACGACTTCTCGAGTCGTCGTCACTCCTGGTGGACGAGTCCATGCTGACCGGGGAGTCCGTTCCGGTCGACAAGGACGTCCGCTCCGGGAAACCGGGCGCCTCCGTCCTCAGTGCCGGGACCGTCACCGTCAGGGGCAGGGCCGTGGCCGAGGTTCTCGCCACGGGCAAGGGCAGCGCACTCGGCCGGATCGCGTCCCTCCTGGAGGGCCGGCCCGAGCCCACTCCCCTGCAGCGCCGACTCGCGGCACTGGGCCGGGTGCTGGCGCTCGTCACCGTGGCCCTGTGCGTGCTGGTCTTCGCCCTCGGGCTGTTGCGGGGGCTGCCGCCGGCCACGATGGCCGTGACGGCGATCAGTCTCGCCGTCGCCGCCGTACCGGAATCGCTGCCGGCCGTCGTGACGCTCGCGCTCGCGCTGGGGGCGCGGCGGATGGCGGCACGGCACGCCGTGGTACGCCGGCTGCCCGCCGTCGAGACCCTCGGTTCCGTGACCGTCCTCGCCACCGACAAGACCGGGACGCTCACCGAGGGCCGGATGGTGGTGGAGCAGATCTGGACCCCCCGTGGGCGGGTGGAGTTCACCGGGGTCGGCTACGAGCCGAGGGGCGAGGTGCGCATCGCCGGAAGAGCGGCGAGGGCCGCGGAACTCGGGCCCGTTCGTGATCTGCTGACGGTCGCGACGCTGTGCAACGACGCCGCCCTCCGGCCGCCGGGCGGGACGGGAGGATCCGGCGACCGCTGGACGGCGCTCGGGGATCCGACCGAAGCCGCGCTGCTCACCGCGGCGGCGAAGGCGGGCTGCGAGGAGCGCAGCCTCCTCCGGGAGAGATGCCCGAGGACCGGCGAAGCGCCGTTCGACAGTCTCCGGAAACGGATGACCACCGTGCACAGGACGCCCTCCGGACGATCGTTCGTCTGCCTCAAGGGCGCGCCGGAGACCGTGCTCGATCCCACCGTGCTGGACGACGGCTCCGAGCTGATCGCCGAAGCACGGCAAGAGGCGGCACACCTGGCGTCCCGTGGCTTCCGCGTCCTCGCCGTGGCTTCCGGCGAGCGCTCGGGTCGACCGCCGGAGGCCTCGGACGCGGAGCACGGCCTGCGGTTCCTCGGTCTGGCCGCCATCAGCGACCCCCCGAAGCCCTCCGCGGCCACGACCCTCGCCGCCTGCCGCGCCGCCGGGATCACCCCCGTCCTGGTCACCGGGGACCATCCGGCAACCGCCCGTGCGGTGGCCGCACGCGTCGGTCTCGTGGGCCCGGAGGACTCCAACGAGGCGGTCGCCACAGGAGCGGACCTGGCGGCCGGCCGTGTCGGTGATCCGACTGCGGTGACGGTCTTCGCCCGCACGGACCCGCAGCAGAAGCTGGACATCGTCCAGGCGTGGCACGCCCGCGGCCACGTGACGGCCATGACCGGCGACGGCGTCAACGACGGCCCCGCTCTGCACGCCGCGGACATCGGCGTGGCCATGGGGCGCCGCGGCACCGAGGTCGCCCGTCAGTCGGCCGACCTGGTGCTCACCGATGACGAACTCGCCACCGTCGTGGCTGCTGTCGAGGAGGGACGACGGGTGTACGACAACATCCGCAGGTTCCTCGTCTACGCCCTCGCCGGCGGCACGGCCGAGATCCTGGTGATGCTCGTCGGGCCCCTGCTGGGGCTGGCCCTGCCGCTCCGGGCCGGCCAGATCCTGTGGATCAATCTCCTGACCCATGGCCTCACCGGCGTCGCGGTCGGAGCGGAGCCCGTGTCCCCGCAGGCCATGCACCGGCCGCCCCGTCCGCCCGACCAGCACGTGATGGGCCACGGCCTGTGGCAGCGCGTGCTCTTCCTGGGCGCCGTGGTGACCGCGGTCTGCCTGGTCGTCGGGCTGCTCGCGCGTACCGTCGGCTCCCCCTGGCAGACGGTGCTCTTCCTCTCCCTGCTGGCGGCCCAGCTGGGGGTCGTGCTGGGACTGCGCAGCCGCCTGTTCACGCGGGCGAATCTCTTTCTCCCGCTGTCGGTACTGGCGTCGGCGGCCCTGGGCGTCGCCGCGGTGTACGTGCCCTTCCTGCGTTCCGTTCTGGAGACGCGCCCCCTCGAAGCGATGGAGGTGGGACTCGCGTGCGCTGCGGGCCTGCTCGGCTTCGCCGCGGCACGCCTGAGCCGGCAGGCATGGGTGGGGCGGCTCATCGGGCACGCGCCCGCCGGGGACGGACGTCCGGACCCCCGGCGCCGTCGTGCGTGA
- a CDS encoding GAF domain-containing sensor histidine kinase, translating to MGEDIHAVNRVPRLRLDELLDELEGRIDEVRETRDRLNGLLEAVLSVGRELDLPQVLQGIVEAAVSLVDAEYGALGVIGDGDRLAQFLPVGIGDELRARIGDLPTGHGLLGEVIRHPEPLRLSDIAEHPASSGFPSHHPPMRTFLGVPVRVRDEVFGNLYLTEKRDGAEFDSDDEAVLSTLAVAAGIAIENARLFEELRLRGQWMEASAECTSALLSGTRQSRVLELMIRRARDITGASLGMVHLLTSAGELHGVVALGDGADQHRGVTLPAEGTLAGLALAEGAPVRSPDVANDARFAPQAGAWKKFGPAVAVPVVTKERTRGVLTLARRSGRPPFSDEETGPLSGFAGQAAVALELADHRREAEQMVLLADHDRIARDLHDLAIQRLFATGMTLQSAQRFVDHPEASERLGRAIDDLDDTIKIIRSTIFGLRQHDAPRGGSGLRARAARLLGEEAQALGFAPALRIEGFVDTDVPGDLADEVVAVLSEALTNVARHAHADRAEVSITARSGTLTVSVVDDGVGIENGGRRSGLRNLRERAERLGGELSVARGANGGTRLEWRVPLRGRV from the coding sequence GTGGGCGAGGACATCCACGCGGTGAATCGTGTGCCGCGGCTGCGCCTGGACGAGCTGCTGGACGAGCTCGAGGGGCGCATCGACGAGGTACGCGAGACGAGGGACCGCCTGAACGGTCTCCTGGAAGCCGTGCTGTCGGTGGGACGGGAGCTCGATCTCCCTCAGGTGCTCCAAGGGATCGTCGAGGCCGCGGTTTCCCTCGTGGACGCCGAGTACGGGGCGCTCGGGGTGATCGGGGACGGGGACAGACTGGCGCAGTTCCTTCCCGTCGGCATCGGCGACGAGCTGCGCGCGCGCATCGGCGACCTCCCCACCGGTCACGGTCTCCTGGGCGAGGTCATCCGGCACCCCGAACCGCTGAGGCTGAGCGACATAGCCGAGCACCCGGCGTCATCCGGATTCCCGTCCCACCACCCGCCGATGCGGACGTTCCTCGGGGTACCCGTCAGGGTGCGCGACGAGGTGTTCGGCAACCTCTACCTGACCGAGAAGCGAGACGGCGCCGAATTCGACTCCGACGACGAAGCCGTCCTGTCCACGCTCGCCGTCGCCGCCGGCATCGCCATCGAGAACGCCCGCCTGTTCGAGGAGCTCCGACTGAGGGGGCAGTGGATGGAGGCCAGCGCCGAGTGCACGAGTGCGCTTCTCTCCGGGACACGGCAGTCCCGAGTGCTCGAGCTGATGATCAGACGGGCTCGTGACATCACAGGAGCGAGCCTCGGAATGGTCCACCTGCTCACCTCGGCGGGTGAGCTGCACGGCGTCGTCGCGCTCGGGGACGGCGCCGATCAGCACCGGGGCGTGACGCTGCCGGCGGAGGGCACACTCGCAGGCCTCGCTCTCGCGGAGGGCGCCCCGGTCAGGAGTCCCGACGTGGCCAACGACGCCCGGTTCGCCCCGCAGGCCGGGGCGTGGAAGAAGTTCGGTCCCGCGGTCGCCGTGCCGGTGGTGACGAAGGAGAGGACCCGCGGCGTCCTGACGCTCGCGCGTCGTTCCGGTCGCCCCCCGTTCTCGGACGAGGAGACCGGGCCCCTGTCCGGTTTCGCGGGCCAGGCCGCCGTGGCCCTCGAACTGGCCGACCACAGACGCGAAGCGGAACAGATGGTCCTGCTCGCCGATCACGACCGAATCGCCCGGGACCTGCACGACCTGGCCATCCAACGCCTGTTCGCGACGGGGATGACGCTGCAGAGCGCACAGCGCTTCGTCGACCACCCGGAGGCGTCCGAGCGGCTGGGCCGGGCCATCGACGACCTCGACGACACCATCAAGATCATTCGATCGACGATCTTCGGACTGCGGCAGCACGATGCGCCCCGGGGCGGGAGCGGTCTCCGCGCGCGGGCCGCGCGCCTGCTGGGAGAGGAAGCACAGGCGCTCGGCTTCGCGCCCGCCTTGCGCATCGAGGGTTTCGTCGACACCGATGTTCCGGGCGACCTCGCGGACGAGGTGGTGGCGGTGCTGAGCGAGGCACTCACGAACGTCGCACGGCACGCTCACGCCGACCGGGCGGAGGTCTCGATCACGGCCCGGTCCGGAACGCTCACGGTGAGCGTCGTCGACGACGGGGTCGGCATCGAGAACGGCGGACGGCGCAGCGGCCTGCGCAACCTCCGGGAGCGGGCGGAACGGCTGGGTGGTGAGCTGAGCGTCGCACGCGGCGCGAACGGCGGAACCCGTCTGGAATGGCGTGTGCCGCTGCGCGGCCGGGTCTGA
- a CDS encoding response regulator, which produces MSEAPAFSAEAPVRVFLLDDHEVVRRGLRDLLDAEPDIEVVGEAGTAQQALARGPAVRPRVAVLDVRLPDGDGVTVCRELRSRMPELACLMLTSFDDEDALLDAIMAGAAGYVLKQIKGSDLVSAVRTVATGQSMLDPATTARLMHSLRFPEEAPAPEDERLAVLSPRERAVLELIGRGMTNRQIGKELYLSEKTVKNHISRLLSKLGVERRVQAAVIAAHHEHQR; this is translated from the coding sequence ATGTCCGAGGCACCGGCCTTTTCGGCCGAGGCGCCCGTCCGCGTGTTCCTGCTCGACGACCACGAGGTGGTCCGGCGCGGTCTGCGAGATCTGCTCGACGCCGAACCGGACATCGAGGTCGTCGGCGAGGCCGGCACAGCGCAGCAGGCGCTGGCACGGGGACCTGCGGTGCGACCGCGCGTGGCGGTGCTGGACGTCCGCCTTCCCGACGGTGACGGCGTCACGGTCTGCCGGGAACTGCGGTCTCGCATGCCGGAGCTGGCCTGCCTCATGCTGACGTCGTTCGACGACGAGGACGCGCTGCTGGACGCGATCATGGCAGGAGCGGCCGGGTACGTGCTGAAACAGATCAAGGGTTCCGACCTCGTCTCCGCCGTACGAACCGTGGCCACCGGCCAGTCGATGCTCGACCCCGCCACCACGGCTCGTCTGATGCACTCGCTGCGATTCCCCGAAGAAGCCCCGGCACCCGAGGACGAACGGCTCGCCGTGCTGTCCCCGCGCGAACGCGCGGTCCTTGAGCTGATCGGGCGCGGAATGACGAACCGTCAGATCGGCAAGGAGCTCTACCTCTCCGAGAAGACCGTCAAGAACCACATCTCACGGCTGCTGTCCAAACTGGGTGTGGAGCGCCGTGTCCAGGCCGCGGTCATCGCGGCGCACCACGAGCACCAGCGGTAG
- a CDS encoding CBS domain-containing protein: MTDSPRTVSDVMTHTAVAVGRHAAYKEIVELMDQWKISALPVVEGDGRVIGVVSEADLLPKEEFHLDAPTLGEGARSDLWKAGAVTAGELMSSPAVTVQPGATIAEAARIMARRRVKRLPVVDRVGMLEGVVSRSDLLKVFLRTDDELAEDIRRHVLADLPAAVGVDVSVTDGVVTLSGELRDRRLVPLLAKAVRAVEGVVDIRVDLTGGVARPDRPHPLHEGGED, translated from the coding sequence ATGACCGATTCTCCGCGCACGGTGAGCGACGTCATGACCCACACCGCGGTCGCGGTGGGTCGTCATGCCGCGTACAAGGAGATCGTGGAACTGATGGACCAGTGGAAGATCAGTGCCCTGCCGGTCGTGGAGGGCGACGGAAGGGTCATAGGCGTGGTGTCCGAAGCCGATCTCCTGCCGAAGGAGGAGTTCCACCTCGACGCCCCCACGCTCGGCGAAGGGGCCCGGTCGGACCTGTGGAAGGCGGGTGCGGTGACGGCCGGCGAGCTGATGTCGAGCCCCGCGGTGACCGTCCAGCCGGGGGCGACCATCGCGGAGGCCGCGCGGATCATGGCACGGCGCCGGGTGAAGCGGCTCCCGGTGGTCGACCGGGTCGGGATGCTGGAGGGAGTGGTCAGCCGCAGCGACTTGCTGAAGGTGTTCCTGCGTACGGACGACGAGCTCGCCGAGGACATCCGCCGCCATGTCCTCGCGGACCTTCCGGCCGCCGTCGGGGTGGACGTGTCCGTCACGGACGGGGTGGTCACGCTCAGCGGGGAGCTTCGGGACCGCCGGCTGGTCCCCCTGCTGGCCAAGGCCGTCCGCGCGGTGGAAGGCGTGGTGGACATACGCGTGGATCTGACCGGGGGCGTCGCTCGACCCGATCGACCCCACCCCCTTCACGAAGGCGGGGAAGACTGA
- a CDS encoding hydrogenase maturation protease, translated as MEPIARTAVIGIGNEFRRDDGVGWAVVASLKDRAARRPLPSGTVLAPSEGDPGRLIGLWENAALAVVVDACFPPSAQPGRTHRWSGTPGGSLHAAGPGRHSTHGLGLAEALQLGDVLGRSPLRLVVYAVEGADRSLGTGLTPAVARAVPGLVRRIEADIRGHCAIPAHGPRDE; from the coding sequence ATGGAACCGATCGCCCGCACGGCGGTCATCGGGATCGGCAACGAGTTCCGCCGGGACGACGGGGTCGGATGGGCCGTCGTCGCCTCGTTGAAGGACCGGGCCGCGCGGCGGCCGCTGCCCTCGGGCACCGTACTCGCACCGTCCGAAGGGGACCCCGGCCGGCTGATCGGCCTCTGGGAGAACGCCGCCCTGGCAGTGGTCGTCGATGCCTGCTTTCCCCCGTCGGCGCAGCCGGGGCGGACGCACCGGTGGTCCGGGACCCCGGGCGGCTCGCTGCACGCGGCGGGCCCGGGGAGGCACAGCACGCACGGACTCGGCCTCGCCGAGGCGCTGCAGCTCGGCGACGTCCTCGGGCGCAGTCCTCTCCGCCTCGTCGTGTACGCGGTCGAGGGAGCGGACCGTTCGCTGGGCACCGGACTCACCCCGGCGGTGGCACGGGCGGTGCCGGGTCTGGTCCGGCGGATCGAGGCGGACATCCGGGGCCACTGCGCGATTCCGGCCCACGGTCCTCGGGACGAGTGA
- a CDS encoding 4Fe-4S dicluster domain-containing protein: protein MTDPENTGVVPGAPTDAVLDRDGLDELVRVLVRRGRTVIGPTVRDGAIVLDELESAEALPYGWGVELEAGQYRVRRRADEAAFAHSAGPQSWKSFLHPERVRQWSADRRPDGGLSVHPEAPESVSYAFLGVRPCDLRAIRILDRVMAGGRYRDPAYLSRRTGAFLIAVECTEPGATCFCVSVGTGPAADAGFDLALTEVVDAAGHRFLCRSGSPEGAAVLAELPRRDADEPTRAAAASAVSEAAERMGRSMPPVDLRTLMRDTLEADRWDDVTARCLSCGNCTMVCPTCFCTTTEDVTDLTGDHAERWRRWDSCYDLDFSLLHGGPVRATPRSRYRQWLTHKLGTWHDQFESSGCVGCGRCIVWCPTGIDLTEEAHALHQEATRTESAP, encoded by the coding sequence ATGACGGATCCCGAGAACACCGGTGTCGTACCCGGCGCTCCGACCGACGCGGTGCTCGACCGCGACGGACTGGACGAACTCGTCCGCGTCCTCGTGCGCCGCGGCCGCACGGTGATCGGTCCCACCGTCCGTGACGGCGCCATCGTCCTGGACGAACTCGAGTCGGCCGAAGCGCTGCCTTACGGGTGGGGTGTCGAACTCGAGGCGGGGCAGTACCGGGTCCGCCGACGTGCCGACGAGGCCGCCTTCGCGCACAGCGCGGGGCCGCAGTCGTGGAAGTCGTTCCTCCATCCGGAGCGCGTCCGCCAGTGGAGCGCCGATCGCCGCCCCGACGGCGGGCTGAGCGTGCACCCGGAGGCACCCGAGAGCGTTTCCTACGCCTTCCTCGGCGTGAGGCCCTGCGATCTGCGGGCCATTCGGATTCTCGACCGGGTGATGGCCGGGGGCCGTTACCGTGACCCTGCCTACCTCTCCCGGCGCACGGGTGCCTTCCTGATCGCGGTCGAGTGCACCGAGCCGGGTGCCACCTGCTTCTGCGTCTCGGTGGGCACGGGACCGGCCGCGGACGCCGGATTCGACCTCGCGCTCACCGAGGTCGTGGACGCCGCCGGCCACCGCTTCCTGTGCCGCAGCGGCAGCCCGGAGGGTGCGGCGGTGCTCGCGGAGCTCCCGCGCCGCGACGCCGACGAACCCACCCGCGCGGCAGCCGCCTCCGCGGTGAGCGAGGCGGCCGAACGCATGGGCCGGTCCATGCCGCCGGTGGACCTGCGCACGCTGATGCGGGACACCCTGGAGGCGGACCGCTGGGACGATGTCACGGCCAGATGCCTGAGCTGCGGGAACTGCACCATGGTCTGCCCCACCTGCTTCTGCACGACCACCGAGGACGTGACCGACCTGACCGGCGACCACGCGGAGCGTTGGCGCCGCTGGGACTCCTGCTACGACCTGGACTTCTCGCTCCTCCACGGCGGACCGGTCCGGGCCACCCCGCGCAGCCGCTACCGCCAGTGGCTCACCCACAAACTGGGCACCTGGCACGACCAGTTCGAGAGTTCCGGATGCGTCGGCTGCGGCCGGTGCATCGTCTGGTGCCCCACCGGCATCGATCTCACCGAAGAGGCGCATGCCCTCCACCAGGAGGCCACGCGGACGGAGAGCGCACCGTGA
- a CDS encoding cyclic nucleotide-binding domain-containing protein encodes MALAREAAFPGATRIFEEGEEADRFWIIRSGTVALDVHVPGRGQTVVETIGRGALLGWSWLCPPRHWHLGAETRGPVRAWEFDAAAVRGLCTERPELGLALVTVVAETIGDRLRATRTRLLDLYGPPGTPGSVTSP; translated from the coding sequence ATGGCCCTCGCCCGCGAAGCCGCCTTCCCGGGCGCCACGCGGATCTTCGAGGAGGGCGAGGAGGCGGACCGCTTCTGGATCATCCGCTCGGGCACCGTCGCGCTCGACGTCCACGTGCCCGGCCGCGGTCAGACCGTCGTCGAGACCATCGGCAGGGGCGCCCTGCTCGGCTGGTCGTGGCTGTGCCCGCCCCGGCACTGGCACCTCGGTGCCGAGACCCGGGGACCGGTGCGGGCCTGGGAGTTCGACGCCGCCGCCGTGCGTGGTCTGTGTACCGAACGCCCCGAACTGGGGCTGGCGTTGGTCACGGTCGTCGCCGAGACCATCGGCGACCGGCTCAGGGCGACCCGGACCCGCCTGCTCGACCTCTACGGGCCGCCCGGAACCCCGGGGAGCGTGACCAGCCCATGA